A genome region from Alteripontixanthobacter maritimus includes the following:
- the egtB gene encoding ergothioneine biosynthesis protein EgtB: MSEARQRATAIAATERALAAEFAATRDLSEGLAAHLSDADATMQSMEDASPAKWHLAHTTWFWETFLLRDHALGYELYDADWPFLFNSYYEAEGARIDRFSRGLLSRPTLDQILAWRAHVNAAMDALIDVSEHEPLIRLGIAHEQQHQELLLTDIKHALFQNPAGPAMFENAQRPSAEAAQLGWHTHPGGIASIGHNGTGFAFDCEGPNHRALLEPFALADRLVTNGEWQEFIDDGGYADAAHWLADGWAWVQAEGIAAPLYWRDSDAGAQHFTHTGWQSRDPHAPVTHISYFEADAYAAWAGYRLPTEFEWEAIAWGQRGGDAPAHDPDGGNQLDAAAPPMPRGGTDLFGDCWTFTRSAYLPYPRFQPAEGAVGEYNGKFMSGQFVLKGASCATVRGHSRPSYRNFFYPHQRWQFTGLRLAKDI, translated from the coding sequence GTGTCAGAAGCCCGCCAACGGGCCACCGCTATTGCGGCCACCGAAAGAGCCCTCGCGGCGGAATTTGCTGCGACGAGGGATCTGAGCGAGGGGCTCGCTGCGCATCTGTCGGATGCAGATGCGACCATGCAGTCGATGGAAGATGCTTCGCCCGCGAAGTGGCATCTGGCCCACACCACGTGGTTCTGGGAAACCTTCCTGCTGCGCGACCATGCCCTTGGGTATGAGCTGTACGATGCGGACTGGCCGTTCTTGTTCAATTCCTATTACGAGGCAGAAGGCGCGCGGATCGACCGTTTCTCACGCGGCCTGTTATCGCGGCCGACACTAGACCAGATCCTCGCTTGGCGCGCACATGTTAATGCCGCGATGGACGCCCTGATCGACGTGTCCGAACACGAACCGCTGATCCGGCTGGGCATCGCGCACGAACAGCAGCACCAAGAATTGCTGCTTACCGATATCAAGCATGCCCTGTTCCAGAACCCGGCAGGCCCGGCGATGTTCGAAAACGCGCAGCGTCCCTCGGCAGAAGCTGCTCAGCTTGGCTGGCACACTCACCCGGGCGGTATCGCATCGATCGGCCACAACGGCACCGGCTTCGCCTTCGATTGCGAAGGGCCGAACCACCGCGCATTGCTCGAACCGTTTGCCTTGGCAGACCGCCTGGTGACCAATGGCGAATGGCAGGAATTTATCGATGACGGCGGTTATGCCGATGCAGCGCATTGGCTGGCCGATGGCTGGGCCTGGGTCCAGGCAGAAGGGATTGCGGCACCGCTATATTGGCGTGATAGCGATGCTGGCGCGCAGCATTTTACCCACACTGGATGGCAGTCCCGCGACCCGCATGCGCCAGTCACCCACATCTCATATTTCGAAGCGGACGCCTACGCCGCGTGGGCTGGCTACCGGCTGCCGACGGAGTTCGAATGGGAAGCGATTGCATGGGGCCAGCGCGGCGGCGACGCTCCAGCGCACGATCCCGATGGCGGCAACCAGCTCGACGCTGCCGCGCCCCCAATGCCGCGCGGCGGCACCGACCTGTTCGGCGATTGCTGGACCTTCACGCGCTCTGCCTATTTGCCGTATCCGCGCTTCCAGCCTGCAGAAGGCGCGGTGGGCGAATATAATGGTAAGTTCATGAGCGGGCAGTTCGTGCTGAAGGGCGCCAGCTGCGCTACCGTGCGCGGTCATTCACGGCCCAGCTACCGCAATTTCTTCTACCCACACCAGCGCTGGCAATTTACCGGCCTGAGGCTTGCGAAAGACATCTGA
- a CDS encoding NAD(P)/FAD-dependent oxidoreductase, producing the protein MTDARSVGIVGAGMAGLACATRLAEAGIAVTLFDKGRGPGGRMATRRAEIAGEMLHFDHGAQYFTARDEDFKRQVLAWEKAGYAARWPAAGDEAWVGIPAMNAPIKAMAKAVEVHWATRIDPVEWEGDEWIIRSDTAEHRFTDLVVAIPAEQAAVLLADAEPDFAVEAGSVRSAPCWAVMAAFAKPLAFSRDALKGNEQQPVSWAVRNSAKPGRDAMESWVIHASPHRSREVLDLPKEAVAKLLLADFFAQAQIDPVEPEHLAAHRWLYAMAEPVSGAASRRWEAKRLGVCGDWLVAPRVEGAWLSGRHAAERIIAAAR; encoded by the coding sequence GTGACCGATGCGCGCAGCGTCGGTATCGTCGGCGCGGGCATGGCAGGCCTTGCATGTGCGACCCGGCTTGCGGAGGCCGGCATAGCCGTCACATTGTTCGACAAGGGGCGCGGCCCAGGCGGGCGGATGGCAACCCGGAGGGCGGAGATTGCTGGCGAAATGCTGCACTTCGACCACGGAGCGCAATATTTTACGGCACGGGACGAGGATTTCAAACGACAGGTCCTCGCTTGGGAGAAGGCCGGCTACGCCGCGCGCTGGCCCGCAGCTGGTGATGAGGCATGGGTCGGTATTCCCGCCATGAACGCCCCGATCAAGGCGATGGCCAAGGCAGTTGAAGTACATTGGGCAACCCGTATCGACCCGGTCGAGTGGGAGGGCGACGAGTGGATTATCCGTTCCGACACCGCCGAGCATCGATTTACTGATCTGGTTGTCGCCATCCCGGCTGAGCAGGCCGCCGTGTTGCTGGCTGATGCCGAGCCCGATTTTGCGGTGGAAGCAGGTTCCGTCCGGTCCGCGCCATGCTGGGCGGTCATGGCAGCTTTCGCAAAGCCGCTGGCTTTTTCGCGGGACGCGTTGAAAGGCAATGAACAGCAGCCCGTTTCTTGGGCCGTACGCAATTCAGCCAAACCTGGCAGAGATGCCATGGAAAGCTGGGTCATTCACGCTTCACCACACAGGTCTCGCGAAGTTCTGGACCTGCCGAAGGAAGCTGTCGCCAAGCTCCTGCTGGCGGACTTTTTCGCGCAGGCACAAATTGACCCGGTCGAGCCGGAGCATCTCGCCGCCCATCGCTGGCTATATGCCATGGCGGAACCAGTATCCGGGGCTGCTTCTCGGCGCTGGGAAGCCAAACGACTAGGCGTTTGCGGGGATTGGCTGGTTGCTCCCAGAGTGGAAGGAGCATGGCTGTCGGGGCGCCATGCAGCCGAACGGATCATTGCGGCGGCACGATAA
- the egtD gene encoding L-histidine N(alpha)-methyltransferase — translation MTTDTGLALVDRDEEGVDRAFRADVLAGLAQSQKAIPARWLYDDAGSQLFEDITQVAEYYPTRAETEILDARGQEFAAAVGTGRAVVEFGSGSSVKTPLLLTAIDPGAYVPLDIAGDFLRESSAALAAKFPGLPVHPVEADFMREVALPDAVSDMPKLGFFPGSTIGNMVPRSAVDLLRAMFATLGRGSKLLIGMDLIKDEAVLRAAYDDAAGVTGEFNLNLARRINRELGGDIPVDALRHEARWDDNLARIEMHLVAKRDIAFTVCGQEFSMAEGESIHTENSHKFSRRSSYALLLAGGWTPQMRWKDAEGRFSVILAEATEPRDAP, via the coding sequence ATGACGACCGATACCGGACTTGCCCTTGTCGACCGCGACGAGGAGGGGGTGGACCGCGCCTTCCGTGCCGACGTGCTGGCTGGCCTGGCGCAATCGCAAAAGGCGATACCGGCGCGCTGGTTGTATGACGATGCGGGTTCGCAACTGTTCGAGGATATCACGCAGGTTGCCGAGTATTATCCTACGCGCGCCGAGACCGAAATTCTCGATGCGCGTGGTCAGGAATTCGCCGCAGCGGTCGGAACTGGTCGCGCGGTGGTGGAATTCGGTAGCGGATCGTCCGTCAAGACGCCGCTGCTGCTGACGGCGATCGATCCCGGAGCGTATGTCCCGCTTGATATTGCAGGCGATTTCCTGCGCGAGTCCTCCGCAGCTCTGGCAGCCAAGTTTCCGGGCCTGCCGGTGCATCCGGTGGAAGCGGATTTTATGCGTGAAGTGGCGCTTCCGGATGCTGTTTCGGATATGCCAAAGCTGGGTTTCTTTCCGGGTTCGACCATCGGCAATATGGTCCCGCGCAGCGCGGTGGACCTGCTGCGCGCAATGTTCGCTACACTCGGACGCGGGTCCAAGCTGCTTATCGGCATGGACCTCATCAAGGACGAAGCTGTGCTGCGCGCCGCGTATGACGATGCGGCCGGCGTAACGGGGGAGTTCAACCTTAACCTCGCGCGCCGCATCAATCGCGAACTTGGCGGCGATATCCCCGTGGATGCCCTGCGGCACGAAGCACGGTGGGACGACAACCTTGCGCGGATCGAGATGCATCTGGTCGCCAAGCGGGACATCGCTTTCACGGTATGCGGGCAGGAATTCTCCATGGCTGAAGGTGAAAGCATTCACACTGAAAACAGCCACAAATTCAGCCGGCGTAGCTCCTACGCCCTACTGCTTGCCGGGGGCTGGACACCCCAGATGCGCTGGAAAGATGCCGAGGGGCGCTTCAGCGTCATCCTTGCAGAAGCCACCGAACCTCGCGACGCTCCGTGA